A single Triticum dicoccoides isolate Atlit2015 ecotype Zavitan chromosome 2A, WEW_v2.0, whole genome shotgun sequence DNA region contains:
- the LOC119357237 gene encoding thioredoxin-like 4, chloroplastic encodes MIGSFLPLPTTTTSGRCLPPRATATTTLPFPTAPLRIRRRRIRVSVSSSSESKEEGAGSTNGSLPGLPPVGEEEEEDESCPVECVTEFKTDEEFSRFLERSRATGALVVVDFFRPSCGSCKYIEQGFMKLCKGSGDHGSPVIFLKHNVIDEYDEQSEVADRLRIKVVPLFHFYKAGVLVESFATRDKDRITAAIAKYTQPDEQEPEE; translated from the exons ATGATCGGCTCCTTCCTCCCcctccccaccaccaccacctccggccGCTGCCTTCCGCcccgcgccaccgccaccaccaccctcCCCTTCCCAACAGCCCCGCTccgtatccgccgccgccggatccgcgtCTCCGTATCGTCGTCGTCGGAGAGCAAGGAGGAGGGCGCGGGGAGCACCAACGGGTCGCTGCCGGGGCTTCCCCCcgtgggggaggaggaggaggaggacgagtccTGCCCGGTGGAGTGCGTGACGGAGTTCAAGACGGACGAGGAGTTCAGCCGGTTCCTGGAGCGGTCGAGGGCGACGGGCGCGCTGGTGGTGGTGGACTTCTTCCGGCCGTCCTGCGGCAGCTGCAAGTACATCGAGCAGGGCTTCATGAAGCTCTGCAAGGGCTCCGGCGACCACGGCTCCCCCGTCATCTTCCTCAAGCACAAC GTGATTGATGAGTACGACGAGCAGTCGGAGGTGGCGGACCGGCTGCGCATCAAGGTGGTGCCGCTCTTCCATTTCTACAAGGCCGGGGTCCTGGTGGAGTCCTTCGCCACCAGGGACAAGGACAGGATCACCGCCGCCATTGCCAAGTACACCCAACCTGATGA GCAGGAGCCGGAGGAGTAA
- the LOC119357238 gene encoding uncharacterized protein LOC119357238, whose translation MAARALGLAGRALLRPLSSPGAQRLLSTDKSPLQGLANAGDPMSRLIMQAQNQTGGGFSPHFAENGFTAGGGRMGGNVFTAGDGRMGGVGFTVGDSRMGGIGFTAGGARMGGNGFTAGGRSGRFNMEMLRPAGAPRVKRDVLHVTLKGKKTFVTVTDVKGNRKAGASAGCLEDRKGRSRLARYAGEATGEHMGRVASKIGLKSVVVKVKGYSFFRKKKKVIMGFADGFRGERVRTPSPIMYVHDVTQLAHNGCRLPKKVRK comes from the exons atggcggcgagggcgCTTGGGCTCGCCGGCCGAGCGCTCCTGCGGCCGCTCTCCTCACCGGGCGCCCAGCGGCTGCTGTCCACTGACAAG AGCCCACTGCAGGGCCTTGCGAACGCCGGTGATCCGATGAGCCGCCTCATCATGCAAGCACAGAACCAGACTGGCGGCGGTTTTTCCCCTCACTTTGCTGAGAACGGATTCACCGCAGGCGGTGGCAGGATGGGTGGAAACGTGTTCACAGCCGGTGATGGCAGGATGGGTGGAGTTGGATTCACAGTCGGTGATAGCAGGATGGGCGGAATTGGATTCACAGCCGGTGGTGCCAGGATGGgtggaaacggattcacagctggtGGCAGGTCGGGCCGGTTTAACATGGAAATGCTGCGGCCAGCAGGGGCTCCGCGAGTAAAGAGGGACGTTCTCCACGTCACGCTCAAGGGGAAGAAGACCTTTGTGACGGTGACGGACGTCAAGGGGAACAGGAAGGCTGGGGCTTCCGCTGGCTGCTTGGAGGATCGAAAGGGGCGGTCTCGTCTTGCTCGGTATGCTGGTGAAGCTACAGGGGAACACATGGGGCGAGTCGCCAGCAAGATTGGCCTAAAGTCGGTCGTCGTGAAGGTGAAAGGATACTCCTTtttcaggaagaagaagaaggtgatCATGGGCTTCGCGGACGGTTTCCGGGGCGAAAGAGTGAGAACCCCGTCTCCTATCATGTACGTCCATGACGTGACCCAGCTCGCGCATAATGGATGCCGGCTGCCCAAAAAGGTAAGGAAGTAA
- the LOC119357239 gene encoding uncharacterized protein LOC119357239: MEKQSSQELSIENKSAGFSRVEKPKVAEIQLQLLPYDVLRDILSRLSIKDVVRMSTLSGEWRQQRICHPDLVFTKDTFGISTDPDPDFTKTIDAIIRDTDTKRASWTAEFIVNVDSVLRPLWSTSTTTTTTLDKFAIEFGLRRKHKYHIDRWVNFSIASRAKYIAFDFTFDIDCAGPGCDQYKDVFLLCKLSGPSGSCVTSLVLGYVWLKLPPSFCGITNLRKLTLKTVSISGGDLQRLLLSCALLEHIDIEWCSPLSSLRIGQELCRLQYLRVRRSELEMLELHAPNLTKFEFDEDLAQIMLSDCLRLSEATFVSNMRTQEFNDYDFDDLAFTFTELALPHVQKLFLLLNLDQVLRFGDNQTSFINLRHLNMNLEIGWDPYDDSWAIGFIHLLQLSPLLEELELHVGRDRFCPPTMRMVTAVQGPLHHHLKRVHMSGFCDVLGLAELALYILGNATALECMVVDPVAYAETLHTDDIYSVSKAGSIEGDHYHVDQNRMFAEQILGSEEFRHIVTIL, encoded by the exons ATGGAGAAACAGAGCAGCCAAGAACTTTCGATCGAAAACAAAAGCGCTGGTTTCAGTAGGGTGGAGAAACCTAAGGTGGCAGAGATTCAGCTTCAACTTCTACCCTAT GACGTTTTGCGCGACATACTGTCACGGTTGTCAATCAAGGatgtcgtgaggatgagcacgcttTCTGGTGAATGGAGACAGCAGCGGATATGCCACCCAGATCTGGTCTTCACCAAAGACACCTTTGGCATCAGTACTGACCCAGATCCGGACTTCACCAAAACCATTGATGCCATCATTAGAGACACGGATACTAAACGAGCATCCTGGACTGCTGAATTCATCGTCAATGTGGACAGTGTATTGCGCCCACTGTGGTCTACTTCCACTACAACTACGACTACGCTGGACAAGTTTGCTATCGAATTTGGTCTCCGCAGAAAGCATAAGTATCACATTGATAGATGGGTTAACTTTTCCATTGCGTCAAGGGCCAAGTACATTGCTTTCGATTTCACGTTTGATATCGATTGCGCTGGCCCTGGATGTGACCAGTACAAGGATGTTTTCCTGCTGTGCAAGCTGAGCGGCCCAAGCGGCTCTTGTGTCACATCTCTTGTTCTGGGCTATGTATGGTTAAAGCTGCCCCCCAGTTTCTGCGGTATCACAAACCTTAGGAAACTCACACTAAAAACGGTGTCCATCAGTGGAGGTGATCTCCAGCGCCTGTTGCTAAGTTGTGCTCTTCTCGAGCATATAGACATAGAGTGGTGCTCCCCCTTGTCAAGTTTACGCATAGGGCAGGAACTGTGCAGGTTGCAGTACCTGCGTGTGCGCCGGTCTGAACTGGAAATGTTAGAGTTGCATGCTCCAAATCTTACCAAATTTGAGTTCGACGAAGATCTCGCACAAATTATGCTCAGTGATTGCTTGAGGTTGTCGGAGGCAACCTTTGTATCAAACATGAGGACTCAAGAGTTCAATGATTATGATTTTGATGACTTGGCCTTCACCTTCACCGAGCTTGCTCTTCCTCATGTGCAAAAACTATTTCTACTTTTGAATTTGGACCAG GTGCTAAGATTCGGTGACAACCAGACTAGCTTCATCAATTTGAGGCATCTGAACATGAACCTTGAGATCGGGTGGGATCCATATGATGATAGTTGGGCAATAGGGTTTATTCATCTTTTGCAATTATCACCTCTCTTAGAAGAATTAGAACTGCAT GTTGGTCGTGATAGATTTTGCCCTCCTACTATGAGGATGGTGACGGctgtgcaagggcctctgcatcatcACCTGAAGAGAGTCCACATGTCTGGATTTTGTGATGTATTGGGGCTAGCCGAGCTGGCGCTCTACATCCTTGGGAATGCTACTGCACTTGAATGTATGGTGGTAGATCCAGTGGCGTATGCCGAGACTCTTCACACTGATGATATCTATTCAGTCAGCAAGGCTGGTAGTATCGAGGGGGACCATTACCACGTCGATCAGAATAGGATGTTTGCAGAGCAAATCCTTGGCAGTGAGGAGTTCCGTCATATCGTCACCATTTTGTGA